The nucleotide sequence CCTCGTCGGTCTGGCGGTGCTCGATGCCGGCGTAGAGGTCCTCTTCGTTCTCCCGGACGATGACGACGTCCATGCCAGGATGCTTGGTGGCGACGAACGGTGCGTAGGCGACGCATGGCCGGACGTTGGCATAGAGACCGAACGTCTTGCGCACGGTGACGTTGAGGCTCTTGAACCCTCCGCCTTGAGGGGTGGTGATGGGCGCCTTGAGGAACACACCCGTGCGGCGGATCGACTCGAGCGCCTCGGGAGTGACGCCGGCGGGATTGCCAGCCTGATAGACCGACTCTCCGATGGTGATCGTGTCGATATCAAGGGCCGCGCCTGCGGCGTGGAGCACCGAAAGGGTGGCTTCCATGATTTCCGGACCGATTCCGTCTCCGTGGGCGACGGTGATCGGTGCGGATGTGGAATGCGTGGTCATGCTGCTCCTGAGACCGAGGACGTGACGGGACGATGGGTGGGCTAGGGGCGAGTCGTTGCGGTGCCGCGTAAGAGCCGGCATCCGGCGCTGGTCGTGCCGCACGGTCCACTGATGCCCTGCTCTGGGTCATCGATGTACCAGTGGGTCGCGACCAGGTGCGGATAGCGGCTGCGGAGTTGGTTGGCGTTGACGGTGTGGTCGGAGTCGGTGTGCGCGAACACCGGAAAGAACGCTCCCGGCAGGCTCGCCGCGGGCGCCGCGCCCTGCACCAGGAAGTCGAGGACCCGGTGCCGTCGCTGGTGGGGGTTGTGGGCCTCGCGCAGGGCGGGACCGCCGAGCCAGCACAGCGACCACAGCCCGGACACCGAGGAGGATGTCCGGATCCCCACCGGCACTTCTGGCAGGCGCTCTTCCGGGGGGTCGTCGACGGCGCATCCGCAGGTCTGCCGACGCTCGCCGCACGGGAACAACGTGGGCAGGTCCGCGTCAAGTTCGCGGCGGATCCATATCCCGAGCAGGGTGTCACACTGATCTGGATCGTCGCCGTAGCGACGGTGGTGGACCAGGTAGTCGCTCGCCTGCTCGACGGAGACCTCGGCGAGGTCCACGCTTCGGATCAGTAGAAGCACGCTCATGGGGTACCTCTCTTTCAAGCGGCTCTGTTACGTGGTTGTTCCGTCGGGCTCGTGCCGTGCGCCTGCGGCGTCGCGGCGGAGCCAGGTCCTCCCGCGTCGTGCCGGGTGGGACGCCGCCTTCGGGTGGTGTGGGCATGGGTGGTGTGGGGCGGTCACGGGAGCGTCTCCTGGGTGTCGGTGCTGGGGTGCCAGGGCTGCCACCCGGTGGGGGTGTAGCGGTGAGTGGCGTCCACCAAGGTGGTGTGCGACCCGGTCCTGGTCAGGGCCGTGGCGTCGAGGTGTGGGGCGGCCACCGCGTGATCTTCTGGAGACCTTCCACAGTGCTTCAGGAGTTCCACGCGATGACCGCACCCTCCAGTATCGACCCCTCCGAGTTCCTGCACGAGCAGCTGTCCCAGGCGAGTCCCGATCTGCTGCGCCAGATGCTCACCACGTTCATCAACACACTCATGTCCGCCGATGCCGACGCAGTGTGCGGGGCAGCGTGGGGCGAGCGCAGCGAGGCCCGCACGAACATCCGCAACGGCTACCGACACCGTGACTTCGACACCCGCGCGGGCACCATCGACGTAGCGATCCCGAAGCTGCGCAACGGTTCCTACTTCCCCGACTGGTTGCTGGAACGTCGCCGCCGGGCGGAGCGGGCACTCACGACGGTGGTCGCGACCTGCTATCTGCTCGGGGTGTCGACGCGGCGGATGGAGAAGCTCGTCGAGTCCCTCGGGATCACCAGACTGTCGAAGTCGCAAGTCTCGGAGATGGCCCGAGACCTCGACGGCCAGGTCGAGCAGTTCCGGACCCGCCCGCTCGACCAGGGCCCGTACACCTTCATCGCCGCCGACGCCCTGGTCTTGAAGGTGCGTGAGGGCGGGCGGGTGGTCAACGTGCACGCTCTGCTGGCCACCGGCGTCAACGCTGACGGGCACCGGGAGATCCTCGGCCTGCAGGTCACCTCCGCCGAGGACGGAGCCGGCTGGCTCGGGTTCTTCCGAGACCTGACCGCCCGCGGCCTGTCCGGGGTCCGGCTGGTCACCAGCGACGCTCATGCCGGGCTCGTCCACGCGATCGGCGCCACCCTGCCCGGCGCTGCCTGGCAGCGCTGCAGGACGCACTACGCGGCGAACCTGATGGCCGCTACCCCCAAGTCCAGCTGGCCGTGGGTGCGGGCGCTGCTGCACTCGGTCTACGACCAGCCCGACGCCACCAGCGTTCACGCCCAGTTCGACCGGGTCCTCGACGGCGTGGCGGAGAAACTCCCGACGGTGTCCGAGCACCTCGACACCGCCCGCGCCGACGTCCTGGCCTTCACCAGCTTCCCGAAAGAGGTCTGGCGACAGATCTGGTCGAACAACCCCTCCGAGCGACTCAACCGCGAGATCCGGCGTCGCACCGACGTCGTCGGCATCTTCCCGGACCGCAACTCGCTGATCCGTCTCGTCGGCGCCGTGCTGGCCGAGCAACACGACGAATGGGCCGAGGGACGCCGCTACCTCGGCCTCGAGGTCCTCGCCCGCTCCCGCGTCACCGCAGTCCCCGGCACCGGCTCCAGCAGCGAGGAGGTGACCTCAACAGACACGATCCCGGCGCTCAGCGCCTGACAGAACTAGAAGATCACGCGGTAGTCGTCACACACCACGCCAGCGGACTTGACCTAGCGGTGCCACCGGTCATCGGGGCGTTCCCGCGCGGTGAGGCCGACCCAGTCGTGGCTGAACATGTGGTGCAGTACCGTGTTGCGTGCGATGAGGGTGTCCAGCCTGCGCAAGGGCGCCTGCACGATGGCGAGCAGGCGTTGCGGTTCGTGTCGGGCGTGGTGTCCGTCGGTGAGGGACTGCCAGGGCAGGCCGGGCAGGAGGTCGCTGGTGTGGCCGTTCATGACACCCAGGCCCCCGCCGGTGACGTTGTGCAGGGTCTTGCTGCCGGCGCCGAAGGCGTGCGGCTCGATGGTGGCGAAGTAGTACTGGCTATTGATCCAGTGCGCGACGACGAGCGGCGCGGTGAGGATGGTTTCCAGGACGGTGCCAGCCGGGTCGAGGTCGGGGTCGTAGTCGTGGAGGAACGCGCGGCTGTGCAGGTTGATGCCGCGGGTGAGGGCGCGCGGCGCGATGACGAAGGCGGCGTTGTCGGCGAGACCCCATTCGGGGAAGACCTGGGCCCAGTCGCGGGCACGGGCGCGGGTGTGGCGGGCCGCGCGCCGGGGGCGGGGCCGGGTGGGTGCGCCAGGCAGGATGGCGCAGCGTTCGGCGGCCAGTCTGGTGCCGGCCGTGCGGAGATCGGCGGTGAGCGTGTCGGCGTCCCGGCGGTGGCTGTCGGGCAGGAGGTGGGCGTCCAGCAGGCGCACGGTGTCGGTGGTGGTGTCGTGTTCGGCCGGGATGAACCAGGTGTCGTCGGGAATGGTGATGCCGCGGGCGGCCAGGTGACGGCGGACCTGCGGATCGGTAGCTGTCAAGTCAACTGAGACAGTTGATCTTACTGAGTTGGCTGTAGGACGGGTTGATTGATCCACGCCTGCTCGGGCAGGCGCGGCGGGCTGGGCCGGCGACTGAATCGCTCGGGATACTGGGCGTGTGCGCGGTCGAGGACGGTCTGACGCTGAGCCCGGACCTCGGTCGCGGTGTCGAAGTGGATCGACGCCGGGGTGTGCATGCCGATGCCGGAGTGCCGATGCTCGTGGTTGTAGTGCTCGAAGAACCGCTCGCAGAACGCGCGGGCATCAGCGAGCGAGCCGAACCGGTCCGGGAAGTCCGGCACGTACTTCAGCGTCTTGAACTGCGCCTCGGAGAACGGGTTGTCATTCGAGCACTGCGGCCGGGAATGTGACCGGCAGATACCGAGATCGACCATCAGCTCCGATACCGGTTTCGAGGTCATCGACCCGCCCCGGTCGGCATGAATCGTCTGCGGGATGACGTGGTTGCGGGCGACTGCGTCGGCGAGGAAATCCTTCGCCACGACGGCATCCTCAGCGTTCGCGGCGAGCCATCCGACTACGTAGCGGGAGAAGATGTCGAGCACCACATACAGCTTGTACCACTCGCCCTTCCGCGGGCCCTTCAGCGCGGTGATGTCCCACGACCACACCTCGCTCGGGCCATGAGCGACCAGCTCCGGGCGCACCCGCGGCGGATGCGTGGCCTGGGCGCGCCGTTCCCGGTTCTGACCCGCTGCGCGGGCGATCCGGTACATGCTCGACTGCGAGCACCACCACCGGCCCTCGTCGAGCTCCCGGGCCCACACCTGCGGAATGGCCAGATCCCGGTAGTCCTCGGAGTTCAGCAGCGCGAGCACGGCGGCACGCTCGTCGTCGGTGATCGTCGAGGGCGGGAGCCGGCGCGCACGGTGCGGGCCGTGCAGCGGCCCGAGCGTCACCCCCGCCGGGTCGGCGCGGCGGTAGTGCGTGGCCCGCGACCGACCGGTCAACGCGCACGCCGCCTTGATCGACACCTCAGCGGCGCGCAACTCGGTGAACGCGCCGTTCAACGCCGCTTCCGCGGCGCCGGTGGTTCCTGGTCGTCCGCGCTCTCGGACAGCTGCTCCAAGAGCGCGTGCGCTTTTCCCATGATGTCCAACGCGGTCCGCGTCTTCGTCAGGTCGGATTCGAGTTTCGCGTTCCGGGCCCGGAGCCGTTCCAACTCGGCCGCCTCCGCCGACCGCTTCGGACGTTTCGCCGACCGCCTCGAATCGGCTACGCCCTCCAGCGCGCCGACGTCCCGGGCCCGGGTCCACTCGATCACGTGCGACGAATACAGGCCCTCCCGGCGCAGGACCGCGCCCTTCTCACCGTTCGGCGCGTTCTCATACTCCGCGACGATCGCCAGCTTGTATTCCGCGCTGAACGACCTACGCGACGGACGCGGCGACGGACCACCAGCCGACCGCGGACCCGACGACGACGCCGTCGACCCGCTGCTGCCGGCCCCCGCACCGCGACGCTCCTCCGATGACACGAGCACCAGGATCTCCGATCACGCCCTCTACTGTGAACCGCTGACTTCAACCTGTCTCAGGTGATCTTGGCAGAGAGGGGATCGTTGAGCAGGGCGGCGGCGGTGCGGGCGTTGGGCCCCCCGGGATGGCCCCCGCAGGCACCACAGTCCAGCGCGGCCTGGTAGGGGTTGTTGTCGGTATGGGCGCGGTGCCCGCAGAACACGACCAGGCGTGCGAAGCCCCGGGTCAAGCCCATCAGCGTGAGGATGGTCTCGGCGGTCGCGGCGCGCTCCTCGGGGGTGAGGACGTCGGTGATGGAGATCTCGGTCGGCGGGTCGGGGGTGATGCGGCGGGCCCCCCACGCGCGTGTGGCGCCGGCGGCGCGGGGAGCGAAGGTCTTGGCCGCGGCCAGCGGGCCGGCCAGCCAGCCGGCGGATTCGGCGAGAACGAACGGC is from Pseudonocardia autotrophica and encodes:
- a CDS encoding IS256 family transposase, whose translation is MTAPSSIDPSEFLHEQLSQASPDLLRQMLTTFINTLMSADADAVCGAAWGERSEARTNIRNGYRHRDFDTRAGTIDVAIPKLRNGSYFPDWLLERRRRAERALTTVVATCYLLGVSTRRMEKLVESLGITRLSKSQVSEMARDLDGQVEQFRTRPLDQGPYTFIAADALVLKVREGGRVVNVHALLATGVNADGHREILGLQVTSAEDGAGWLGFFRDLTARGLSGVRLVTSDAHAGLVHAIGATLPGAAWQRCRTHYAANLMAATPKSSWPWVRALLHSVYDQPDATSVHAQFDRVLDGVAEKLPTVSEHLDTARADVLAFTSFPKEVWRQIWSNNPSERLNREIRRRTDVVGIFPDRNSLIRLVGAVLAEQHDEWAEGRRYLGLEVLARSRVTAVPGTGSSSEEVTSTDTIPALSA
- a CDS encoding putative inorganic carbon transporter subunit DabA, with protein sequence MDQSTRPTANSVRSTVSVDLTATDPQVRRHLAARGITIPDDTWFIPAEHDTTTDTVRLLDAHLLPDSHRRDADTLTADLRTAGTRLAAERCAILPGAPTRPRPRRAARHTRARARDWAQVFPEWGLADNAAFVIAPRALTRGINLHSRAFLHDYDPDLDPAGTVLETILTAPLVVAHWINSQYYFATIEPHAFGAGSKTLHNVTGGGLGVMNGHTSDLLPGLPWQSLTDGHHARHEPQRLLAIVQAPLRRLDTLIARNTVLHHMFSHDWVGLTARERPDDRWHR
- a CDS encoding IS3 family transposase, which encodes MNGAFTELRAAEVSIKAACALTGRSRATHYRRADPAGVTLGPLHGPHRARRLPPSTITDDERAAVLALLNSEDYRDLAIPQVWARELDEGRWWCSQSSMYRIARAAGQNRERRAQATHPPRVRPELVAHGPSEVWSWDITALKGPRKGEWYKLYVVLDIFSRYVVGWLAANAEDAVVAKDFLADAVARNHVIPQTIHADRGGSMTSKPVSELMVDLGICRSHSRPQCSNDNPFSEAQFKTLKYVPDFPDRFGSLADARAFCERFFEHYNHEHRHSGIGMHTPASIHFDTATEVRAQRQTVLDRAHAQYPERFSRRPSPPRLPEQAWINQPVLQPTQ
- a CDS encoding transposase, which gives rise to MLVSSEERRGAGAGSSGSTASSSGPRSAGGPSPRPSRRSFSAEYKLAIVAEYENAPNGEKGAVLRREGLYSSHVIEWTRARDVGALEGVADSRRSAKRPKRSAEAAELERLRARNAKLESDLTKTRTALDIMGKAHALLEQLSESADDQEPPAPRKRR